The proteins below are encoded in one region of Cystobacter fuscus DSM 2262:
- a CDS encoding AAA-like domain-containing protein, which yields MARVFISYKRDVTPDQDLAQALYKALKATHEVFIDTSMLVGEKWVERIDSKIRQSDYFIALLSPFSVNSEIAQTEIELAHRLQGQRGLPKLLPVRVAYHERLPPPLNGYLSPINWALWEGPEDTPRLLEQFAKVMSGAPLAATAPAASSSPRASAPPETTSSGFSPPLPSAPLELDETLEGAMDTQSAFYVVRDADATVSRAVSQKQGATVTIKGARQMGKSSLLMRGMAAALEAGKRVAYLSFQEFDTQTFSDPDLFFQRFCNSLSDQLELDNQVEAYWKKPIGSSQRCGQYMSGHVLRGLDAPLVLGLDEVETLFELPFGTDFFGMLRSWHNNRALPTTPVWKKLSIVLVTSTEPFLFIKNLTQSPFNVGQTVELGDFTPEQVAELNRRHGAPLGPKQEQELFALLGGHPYLIRKALYLVASRGLRVEDLFTQAAEDRGPFGDHLRHLLFRLGSQPQLKAGLREVLQRNACPDEGVFIRLRSAGLVKQEAASVLPRCELYRRYFRERLHVS from the coding sequence ATGGCCCGTGTCTTCATCAGCTACAAGCGCGATGTCACGCCGGATCAGGACCTCGCCCAGGCCCTCTACAAGGCGCTCAAGGCCACCCACGAGGTCTTCATCGACACCTCCATGCTGGTGGGCGAGAAGTGGGTGGAGCGCATCGATTCCAAGATCCGCCAATCGGACTACTTCATCGCGCTGCTCTCGCCCTTCTCCGTCAACAGCGAGATAGCCCAGACGGAGATCGAGCTGGCGCACCGGCTCCAGGGGCAGCGGGGCCTGCCGAAGCTGCTCCCCGTCCGGGTCGCGTACCACGAGCGCCTCCCCCCACCCCTCAATGGCTACCTCAGCCCCATCAACTGGGCGCTGTGGGAGGGACCGGAGGACACGCCGCGGCTGCTCGAACAGTTCGCCAAGGTCATGAGCGGCGCCCCGTTGGCCGCGACCGCCCCGGCGGCCTCGAGTTCCCCCCGCGCCAGTGCGCCGCCCGAAACCACCTCCTCCGGCTTCTCTCCTCCCCTGCCGTCGGCACCGCTCGAGCTGGATGAAACCCTCGAGGGGGCCATGGACACGCAGTCGGCCTTCTATGTGGTGCGTGACGCCGATGCCACGGTGTCACGGGCCGTCTCGCAGAAGCAGGGCGCCACCGTCACCATCAAGGGCGCGCGGCAGATGGGCAAGAGCTCGCTGCTCATGCGGGGCATGGCCGCCGCCCTCGAGGCAGGCAAGCGCGTGGCCTACCTGTCGTTCCAGGAGTTCGACACCCAGACCTTCTCCGACCCGGATCTCTTCTTCCAGCGCTTCTGCAACTCCCTGAGTGATCAGCTCGAGCTGGACAACCAGGTGGAGGCCTACTGGAAGAAGCCCATCGGCAGCAGCCAGCGCTGCGGGCAGTACATGAGCGGCCATGTCCTGCGGGGACTGGACGCGCCCCTGGTGCTGGGGCTCGACGAGGTGGAGACGCTCTTCGAGCTGCCCTTCGGCACGGACTTCTTCGGCATGCTGCGCAGCTGGCACAACAACCGCGCGCTGCCCACCACGCCCGTCTGGAAGAAGCTCAGCATCGTCCTGGTGACCTCGACCGAGCCCTTCCTCTTCATCAAGAACCTGACCCAGTCCCCCTTCAACGTGGGGCAGACCGTGGAGCTGGGCGACTTCACCCCGGAACAGGTGGCGGAGCTCAACCGGCGGCATGGCGCGCCCCTGGGACCCAAGCAGGAGCAGGAGCTGTTCGCCCTGCTCGGAGGCCACCCCTACCTGATCCGCAAGGCGCTGTACCTCGTGGCCAGCCGCGGCTTGCGCGTGGAGGACCTGTTCACCCAGGCGGCGGAGGACCGGGGACCGTTCGGAGACCACCTGCGCCACCTGCTCTTCCGCCTGGGCAGCCAGCCGCAGCTCAAGGCGGGACTGCGCGAGGTGCTCCAGCGCAACGCCTGCCCGGATGAGGGCGTGTTCATCCGCCTGCGGAGCGCGGGACTGGTGAAGCAGGAGGCGGCCTCCGTGCTGCCGCGCTGCGAGCTGTACCGGCGCTACTTCCGTGAGCGGCTGCACGTGAGCTGA